The window AACAATGTAACAGATGATGAAATAGATTATATAATAAAAAGTATTTTTGACAAAGATAAAATAGCCATTTCTGTAGTTGGTAAAAACAGTGAGAATTTAAGTTTTTAGGGGGGAGTAGTATGAAATTGTCTTCTATTGCTGGCAAGGAGATTGTTAATTTGACAACAGGGGAAAGGCTGGGAATTATAGCTGAATCAGACTTGGTAGTTGATGAAGGAACAGGCAGAATCATGGCTTTGGTTATACCAAGAGATAGAAGTTTCTTTTCATTTAGAAGAGATAAATCAACATTAGAGGTGCCATGGAAAAATGTAAAAAAAATAGGTAATGATATGATTATCATTGAATATGAAGGCAATATATAGCGTTGGAGGGCAAGACTATGAATATATTAGTTCAGAAATTTGGGGGAACATCAGTAGAATCATATGAAAAAATGAACAAGATATGTGAAATAATAAAAAAATACAAAGATGAAAACTATGATCTAGTAATTGTAGTATCTGCAATGGGAAGAAAAGGAGCTCCATATGCAACAGATACTCTTATACAACTGTGTAAGCAAGTAAACGAAGATGTATCAAAGAGAGAACTCGATCTTATAATGTCTTGTGGAGAGATAATATCTGGTACTTTGCTTGTTAATATACTAAAGAGTAAAAAAATCAACTCTATATTGTTGACGGGTGCTCAAGCTGGAATTATCACTAATGCAAAATACGGAGACTCATCAGTTATTGATGTTAATCCATGTAGAATAAAAGAGGAACTACAAAAAAATAAGGTAGTAGTAGTAACTGGATTCCAAGGAATTACAGAAAATGGAGAAGTCACAACTCTTGGAAGAGGAGGAAGTGATACATCTGCTGTAATTGTTGGTGCTGGACTAGATGCAAAAATTGTTGAGATTTATACAGATGTTGATGGAATAATGACTGCGGATCCTAGAATAGAACCAAATGCCAAAGTTATAGATCATATAAACTACGAGGAAGTATTCCAAATGGCTGAA is drawn from Tepidibacter hydrothermalis and contains these coding sequences:
- a CDS encoding YlmC/YmxH family sporulation protein — translated: MKLSSIAGKEIVNLTTGERLGIIAESDLVVDEGTGRIMALVIPRDRSFFSFRRDKSTLEVPWKNVKKIGNDMIIIEYEGNI
- the dapG gene encoding aspartate kinase, whose amino-acid sequence is MNILVQKFGGTSVESYEKMNKICEIIKKYKDENYDLVIVVSAMGRKGAPYATDTLIQLCKQVNEDVSKRELDLIMSCGEIISGTLLVNILKSKKINSILLTGAQAGIITNAKYGDSSVIDVNPCRIKEELQKNKVVVVTGFQGITENGEVTTLGRGGSDTSAVIVGAGLDAKIVEIYTDVDGIMTADPRIEPNAKVIDHINYEEVFQMAEKGAKVIHPRAVEIAKNNNIVLKIKNTLNPGDGTSIGSYLSREIDGYMSMNKDLMTGIANADGIVQVKITDCKEATFTDILSDMEKNEISMDMINFFVKEKAFTIDEEKLKCLEKLLDKYDITYEIVKNCSKVTLIGSRINGIPGVMVRIVRVLSEEKIEILQTSDSRMTISCVIKQEDLRKAVNALHKEFNLSKI